In Gemmatimonadota bacterium, the genomic window AGGAAGTCGTTCTGCCTGTGGGCCTCCAGGAATACCGACGTCCCCGTATAGGGGTCCACGCCTTCATCGACGAAGGACAGCGCCAGCCGGGGTTTGAACGCGTATACACCGTAGTGGGCCGCGGAATGGGGGTTCTTCTCGCCCTGCGATTCCCAGTGATCGCGGGCGGTTTCCTGTGCGGCGGCGAGTTCCTTCTGCGCATTGCGCGCCTGGACCCATCCCGTTCCCAGCGAAACCAGGAGCAGGGCGCCTACCAGGGCGGCGCACCATCGGAATCGGCCATCCCGCACCACGTCCATGAACTCCTTGCGGACGATATGCCTGATCATGTTTGGCTCCTATTCGTGCATATGTTCGAGGTAGATGCGTTCGAGATCCGCGTGGCCGATTTCGTCGGTGGTCATCTCCGCGACGAGGCGCCCATGCCGCATGATCCCGACCCGCGTTCCGGTTTCCTTTGCTCGAAAGAGATCGTGGGTCGCCATAAGCACCGCTACGCCCCGGTCCTTGAGCTGTTCCAGCAATTCGGAGAACTCGTTCGAAGCCTCGGGATCGAGGCCGGATGTCGGTTCGTCGAGGAGCAGGGCGTCGGCCTCCTTGGCGATGGCGATCGCAATGCCGACTTTCTGCCTCATGCCTTTGGAATACGCGGAAACGCGGGACTGGACCGCATCCGCCTGAAGTCCCGCTTCGACCAGGATCTCGGTGAGTCGTTCCGTCGACAGGGACTCCTTCCCGCCCAGCGCGGCGAAATAGGCCAGGTTTTCGAGGCCGCTCAGGTTGCGATAGAGCATGACCTGCTCGGGAACGTAGGCGAGGTGCGTTTTGGATTTCAGCGGCTCGTTGGCGACGTCCAGGCCCATCACGTGAGCGCTTCCGGACGTCGGCTCAAGAAAGCCCAGGAAAAGATGTATCGTAGTCGTCTTGCCGGCGCCGTTCGGGCCCAGGAGGCAGTAGATCTCCGACGGCCCGACACGGAGGTCCAGGCCGACAACAGCCTCTACCTCGTCGTAACGCTTGGACAGCGCCCGGGCTTCCAGCACGGGCGGCGATGCGGCACCTCCCGGATCGGTCGGGGTTTCAGACTCATCGACAGTCGATACTTCGCTAGTGTGCTTCATCCGTGATACCGGACCGGATTCCATAGATTCTCCCTCCGGTTGAATGGCGTATACTAGATCCTTCGCCACGCCAGCGGCGCGACTTCGAATCGCTACTTCCTGGAAGATAAAGCCACCGATGCGCAGGACGGATTTTGGCGGCGCAAAATCAGCGAACGGGCATCAGGAACTGGACGAACTATGGGAGTTACGGAAATGGAGGGGTACTCAGGCAGGTGGGGCCCGGGAGTCGTGTCCATGGATCGCCGCATCACGGGGATGCAGCAAGGTATTCGCGCGGGAGATACGATGAATCGGCGTGTCGGGAATGTCGAGCACGCCGGAGCGATCGATGGCATCGATAATCGGCAGTCCCTGGACATGACAGGGAACACAGGTACCGTTTATGCATTCTTCGCCGTCGTGGTCATGGGGCGTCGCCGAAACAACGAAGAGGACCACGGCGAAAATCGCGGCCCAACGCTGGAGAGTCAACCAATCTGGTCGCATGTCGGCGAACATAGTACGCCCTGGAGGTCGTGTCAAGTGCCTTCAACGCTTCATCGATTCCGGAACACCTTCAACGTATTTACATGATACTTCCCTTATCTCTTGAATCTATTTGCGTCCCGAACCGGCGGTTGGGCAGATACCCGACAGGGTTCGAAACGGCGTCATTGCTTCGATGCCGTCCAGGCTTCGCGGGCGGAACGGCCCCTGCCAGTTTATACAGTCCACGTCTCCTTCGAACATATCGGTTCCCCACAGTATACGAACCTCCTTCCCCCTGGGCCCCCACACGGCCGGATCGGAAGGTCCGAACAGAGCGGTAACCGGCGTACCCGTGGCCGAAGCCAGGTGGGTCATGCCCGAATCGTTGCCAATCATCGCCCGGCACCGGGCATACAGGGCGGTCATATCTACGAGGGATCGGTCCTCGATAACCAGGACATCGCGGGTTTCGATCCAGGGCTGCAGGCGGCGACGGATCATTTGATCCGCCGGCCCGAAGGTGATCGCCGGCTTGAAGCCCGATTCGGTCAACAGGTCGATCAGTGCCCCGTAGTTTTCCGCCGGCCAGCATTTCGACAGGCCCCCACTACCCGGATGAATGGCAACGAGCATCTGTTCCGTTTCCAGTCTTCGCAGGTCATCCGACGCGGCACTTGACGGTGCGTCGATCCGGGGCGGATCCACCGAAGTCTCGATTCCCAGAGGCTTTAGTGCATCCATAAGCACGCGGGTCACGTGTATTCTGCCGCCTTCCACGGGCCGGGACCGCCCCGTCAGCACCGGTCCGGATGAGATCCTTCGGAGGTTTTCGGTAAACACGCCATCGGGGTCGGGCAGGTAGGTGAGCATCGCGTCGTATGACCGCAGGTCCCGCGAAACGGAGCCCGAGGGTGTGCCGCCCGACGCGAAAAGTGGGGTGTATTCCCGGCCATCTATCGGCAGCACCTTATCCACGTAACCGCAGTCCTGCAACAGCGACAGGCGGTCCGGGTCGCCCATCATGTCGATGGACAGGCCGTCATACCGCTTCTTCAACGCGGAGAGGACGGGAAGCGTAAGGATGAGGTCGCCGACCGCGCCCGACCGGATGACGAGGACGCGCTTCATACTTCCAGGTCGAAGGTGGCGCCGACCCCTGATGCCGTTGCCCGTTCATAGGCCAGCCTGGCGGTGACCGCGTCTTCCATGGCGTAACCCACGGATTTGAACACGGTGACCTCCGCGTCACTGGTCCTTCCTTCCTGCCTGCCGGTGACCAGTTCGGTCAGTTCGGCGAGGACGTGGTCCCTCGTGATGTCGCCCGCCCGCAGGGGAACGATGATGTCGCCCGCTTCCTCGAAGGCTCCTTCATACGTATCCACGTAAACACGGGCCCGCCGGATCAACGTGGCGTCCATTTCCTGCGAGTCGGGAGTAAAGACGCCCACGGCGTTTACGTGCGTGCCGGGACGAACCAGATCGCCGTCGAAGAGAGGCGTCGAACTGGACGTGCAGACCGCCAGGACATCCGCTTCGGCCGCGCATTCGGCGGCGGAGCACACCAGCCGACAGGACATCCCCCGGGATTCAAGACCTTCCGCAAAGGCCCTGCCCCGATCGACCGTTCTATTGTACACGACGATCCGTTCAATGGGGCGGACCGCCGTGATCGCGTCCACGTGGAACCCGCCCTGGACGCCCGTTCCGATCACGCCCAGCACCTTCGCGTCCTCCCGGGCCAGGTACTTCGTGGCCACGGCGGACGCCGCCGCCGTCCGTATGCCGGTGAGGAAGGTGGCGTCCATGAGGGCGATGAGCCGGCCGGTTTCGGCGTCGCACAGCACGTAGAATCCCGTGATCATCGGGAGACCCCTGGCAGGATTGTCGTGGAACGCGGAAACCACCTTGGCGCCCAGCGTATTCGAACCATAGAGGTAGGCCGGCATAAAGAGCGCGACCGAGGGACGGTCCGCCACGTGGACGGGCAGGCGGATGGGGACATGATCCTTTTCGCCTGCGGAACGGAACCCTTCTTCCACGGCCTCGATCACATCCGGCATGGTGAGGACGGACGCCACGTCTGATCTTGATAGCAGACGTACCTGGCTCACGGAAAACCCCAATCAGAAGATGGGCTCAGGGTGTGTTAAGCAATCGAGAAACTGATTGCCCGGACCGGTGGCCCGGCTTAGATTGTATAATCGTCCTTGAAGTTGCAATCAATGACTATCTGACAGAATCCGAGTTGGAAAGATTCGCCGCCAGACACCGTGACCCGGATCGGCGGGGAGTCCTGACAAACCGTTCCGGTCATTCCGGCCGGGACGTTCACCAGGGAGTGGGTATGCGTGAACGCCAGAAGGAACTCCGGAGACAGCGGTTCCGCAAGGAGCAGAGGCGGAAGGCCGCGATCCGCGATATGAAGAGGAAGAGAAAGGTGAAGCCGTCGAAGTAGCCAGTCCGGAATCCCTGACAGGTGAAACATGAACGACACATCGGATGCGGCGAAGGACTACGTCCTCCATACGGCCCATGAGCACAACGTCAAGATCATCCAGTTGTGGTTCACGGACATACTGGGTTTTCTGAAGAGTTTCTCCATCACGGTGGAGGAGTTGGAAGACGCCCTGGAGGACGGCGAGGTCTTCGACGGTTCATCCATAGAAGGATTCATCCGGCACAGCGAAGAGGACATGATCGCCATGCCGGACCCCAGCACGTTCCAGATCCTGCCGTGGCGCCCGGACGCCAGGAAGAGCGCCGTGGGCAGCATGTTCTGCGATATCCTGGATCCCGACGGCGCCCGGCCCTACGAGGGGGATCCACGCCAGATTCTGAGAAGAAGCCTCCAGCGCGCGGCCGAGCACGGGTTCACCTTCTACGTGCAACCGGAACTGGAATACTACTACCTGAAATCCAGCGATGGTCCTCCCCAACCCCTCGACCAGGGCGGCTACTTCGATCTGACTCCCCTGGACTGGGCGACGGATCTGAGACGCGACACCGTGCTGGCCCTCGAAGAAATCGGAATCGGCGTCGAATTCAGCCACCACGAGGGCGGCCCCAGCCAGAGCGAGATCTCCCTGCGGTACACCGACGCCATGACCATGGCGGACTACACCATGGCCTACCGCCTCGTGGTGAAGGAAGTGGCACTCCGGCATAACGTGTACGCCACCTTCATGCCCAAGCCCCACGCCGGCCACAACGGGAGCGGGATGCATATACACCTCTCGCTATTCCGCGGCGACGAAAACGCCTTTTTCGACGAAGGCATGGAGTACCACCTGTCGGATACGGGTCGGTCCTTCGTCGCCGGGCTGATGCGCCACGCTCCCGAGACCATGCTGGTCACGAACCAGTGGGTCAACTCCTACAAGCGGCTCATCGCCGGCTACGAGGCGCCGCTCTTCGTATCGTGGGCGTTGCACAACCGGGCGGACATGATCCGGCTGCCAACCTACAATCCGGCGAAACACGAAGCCATGCGCGTGGAGTACCGCGCCCCCGATCCCTCCTGCAATCCCTACCTGGCCTTCGCCGTCATCCTCTCGGCGGGCCTGGCGGGCATCGAAAACGGATACGAACTCGGCCCTCCCGCAGAAGTCGACCTGTCCGGCATGTCCCACGAAGAACGGCGAAAACTGGGCGTCCAGTCCCTGCCCAAGGACCTGAACGAGGCGATCAAACTGGCGGAAGGAAGCAAGTTGCTGGTGGAATGCCTCGGCGAAGAGGTCTTCGACAAGCTGATAGAAAACAAGCGGGAAGAGTGGGAACGCTACCGGTCGCAGGTCACCGACTACGAACTGAAAACCTACCTGTCCCTGTTGTAGTCTTAAATCCCGTCCCCCCTCACGAGTTCCGCGGCGAGCACCCGCCGGGCGGCGTCCGGATCATCCGCGACCAGCGCCACAAGGCTTCTGTTACCGGCATGCTCGATGAACCGAAGGCTGCGAATGCCGATCCTGGCATCCGCCAAGCGCCTTGCCACCTCTGCCAACGCTCCGGGCCTGTTTTCGAGATCGAGCACAAGCGCGTCTTCCGTAACCGCGCGGTACCCCGCATCCCTCAGCGTTCTGAGCGCGACGTCGTAACGGTCGACTTGAAGTACGATAATGCCGCCCGTTCCCAGTACGCGAGCCTCGATGAACTCGATGTTGACATCTGCGCGGGCCAGCGTCTCGGAGACGGAGGCCAACGCGCCTTGAGCGTGTTCGACCGGGATGATGATTTCATTCATACGGTTTTCTCGGTTTCTCGCTGCATATCGTCTATGAATGCTACCAGCGTATCCCAGGAAACGCCAGGCAGGGTAATGAGGTGCGCTATGTCGCCGGAGACGGCAAGCACCCACTTGTCCAGTATCGCCTTCGGCGGCCGGGGAAAAACGACCGTGACCGAGTAGGGATTTCGCCACGCCTCCACGCCGATCTCGTTCAGCGCCTTCTCCGTATAGGCCGCTTTCCGCAGGGACTCGCCGACCAGTTCGCGAAACCCGTCATCGCCGTACAAGCGCAAGGCATACCAGAGCATCAGGGGTGTGATCGCGTTTCTTGACCCGCTTATCGTCGTGTCGAGCGCACCCACGTATTCGACCGATCGGGAAATACGTTCCATATGGGTTTTCCGTACCATGGCCACGCCGCACGGCAGGGGCGATCCGATCAATTTGTGCCCCGAAATGGAAATGCTGTCCGCGCCGTCGCCGAAGTGCCAGGGCGGCGGATCGTCCACAAACGGCAGGATCATACCCGAAAAGGCCGCGTCGACATGGATGTACGCGTTCGGCGTGCACTGTCTTTCAAGGACATCCCGAATGCGGTCCAGCCGGTCGATGGCGCCCGTCATCGTCGTGCCGACGTTGGCAAATACGATGGGCGGGACGTCGCGGTGAATCCGGATGCTCTCTTCCAGGTCCCGGTAGTCCATTTCACCCGTAGTACTACTGCGTATCATAATGTTGCGCGTATGCTGCAACCGTAGTATCTTGCTGACGCTGTAATGGGTATCCTCGGAGAAATAGACGATGCCATCCGGATAGAGTTCCCGGGCGAGATAGAGGCCGTACATGTTCCCCTCCGTCCCGCCGTTGGTGACATAACCCCAGCATTCGTCTCCGCCAATCCCCGTCAGGCGGGCAAAGGTCGCGATCACCTCGCGTTCGAAGTCGTGGGTATTCATGCGGAAGTTGCTGCCCGAAAACGGATCGCCCAGGTTGTTCACCGCAAACTCCATGAAGCGATAGAGCGGGGTGAAATCGAACTGATGATTGCACGGATAGCCGATGGAGACTTTCCGCTGGGCGGTCAGTCGCTCGTAGAGCGCATCCAGCTTCGCCGCGCTCTGTTCGTCGAGAACGGCGGTATCGGCAACCGGGTCGGGCAATGCAGGTTTCGTGGTCATAATGTGTCGCGTTTTCCGTATGCCTACAGCTTAGTTTCCACCCCTTATTATTAGACGGGGATGATACGGGGAGCGTTCCAGCATCCCAGTGGGATGCTCGGCCTGAATCGACAGGTTTAAAATACATTAACATTGATTCGGGAGTTAGGAAATCACGAAAGACCGAACTACATCGGTTGCGGGGGATGCCGGAACACCGCTGACCGCTGACGCTGACCGTCTGGCGGCCATCGACTGGATGCGCGGCCTCGTCATGGTCCTGATGGCCATCGATCACGCCAGTCTGGCATTCAACGGCGGTCGGCTCGGCGACGATTCGTGGTATGCGCACGAGGCAGGATCCGAACTGCCCGTCGCCCAGTTCTTTACGCGCTGGATTACCCATCTGTGCGCGCCGACCTTCGTCTTCCTGGCAGGGACCGCGCTGGCGCTGAGCTTCGAGCGGCGCCGTCTTGTGGGGGCGCGTGATCGCGACCTGGACTGGCACTTGTTCAAGCGGGCGCTCGTCATCCTGGCGTTTGAACTGCTGTGGTGGTCTCCGTTCAGTCTCCAGGTCCTGTTCGCAATCGGCATGGGGCTGATCTGCATGATCCCCTTGCGGCGCTTGTCCACCCGCACGCTGCTGATCACCGCGCTTTCGATCCTGTTTCTGTACGAAGCCGTGTTCTGGGGTATCATGCACCTGGGAGGCGTTACGGCCGACATGATTCGCGAGGTGACGAATATGCCGGTTCCGGACGGGGAATTCGATCAGGAAGCGATGGACGAGGCGGTCGCACAGTTCCGCAACCTGGGCTGGATGAGCGTTTTCATGCCGTTTTTCCATCCGGGACTGCTGGTCAAGATCGGCCCCATACCCTTGTGGGTACAGTATCCGTTTGTGCCGTGGCTGGGGATGATGATCCTGGGTTGGCTGCTGGGTCGTTACCTGCTGCAACGTCTAACCGAGGCAACGCCCGTCGAAGCGTCCGCCGGCGCGACACGGTCCTCGATATCGGTCGAACGCCTGCTGGTCATCGCGGGCCTGCTGGCGTTAGGACTGTTTGTGCTGTTTCGCGCCTGGAACGGCTATGGGAATATGTTGTTGCTGCGGGAAGACTGGTCGCTGGTGCAATGGCTTTACGTCAACAAATACCCGCCCAGCCTGACCTTCGCGTTGCTGGAGTTGGGCCTGATGGCCCTGATTCTGTCCGGCTTCTTCTGGTACCAGCGGAATCTGAAAGGTCCGATCCGAACCTGGAATCCCCTGCTTGTGTTCGGCCAGACCGCCTTCTTCTTCTACCTGATTCACATGCACATTCTGATCTTCAGCGCACTGGCCCTGGGCATGTTCATGCAGCAGGGACTGGGCACCGCCTACCTGGCCGCCCTGGGGGTGCTGATCCTGCTCTATCCGTTGTGCCTGTGGTTTCGCCGTTTCAAAGCCCGCCGTACCAAAGGTTGGGTGAGGTACATCTAGCCTGCCTCAGACGCCGGTCACGGCACACAGTATATCAATAAATCCGCTGCCCGTAGCGATGTCGAATCGGGAGGGTAGTCCATACACCGGCGTGGCGGCAGGGCGGTCACGAGAGGTTCCTTCCCGGTGGCGATCGAGGAAGCCGCGCTGGAGGCCGNNNNNNNNNNTATCAATAAATCCGCTGCCCGTAGCGATGTCGAATCGGGAGGGTAGTCCATACATTACGTTTTATTTCTTCATATCAGCCGGCGGACCGTCGCTGTTCGTTGTATCGGCATTGTACCTCAAGTATCCACGCACTTCATCTACCTTGGTTTCAACCCGATCCAGCGAGAATCTTACCTCTTTAAGGTCTTCTCTGATCTCCCTTCTCAACCCCGATGTTTCGGCCCCAATTTCACTGATAGATACGTGCAGGTACGTTAACAGGGCGATAAAAGCAAGAATCCCGGAGAATATGGCGCCATTGCGTTGGAACCAGGATAACTCAGCCATACCTTCTTCCTCGTTTTAATAAGGTAGTAGTCAAAACAACAACTGCAGCAAACCCGCGATTACATCAATCTGGCGGAAGTCGGAGCAGGATCTTCTCGACGGAATCCTGAATGCTGCTGATTGATTCTTTGATTTCCGCGAGCGTGTTTTCGACCGACGCTTTGAATGTATTGGTTCTGCCGATCCATATCCCGATGCTGACAAGACTACCTATCGCGCCTAAGAGTACTGCGTAAGTGACTGGATTTTCCCCCATGACGTACCCCGATTGTGTGAAACGTAAGAGCGCTTGATGACTTCGATCTCCGGCGTGCTCCCTCAAACACCGGTCCATAACGACGCGTCATATTCCATCGTGTTCAGGCGACCATCCGCATGTGGGACCGAGTTTACAATCGCAGCAATGGACCTTCCTCGGACGGATGTCGCGGTCCTAGCGTTCGTCGTGTCGGATCGGGAAGCAGATCCAGTTCTTCCAGGACGATCTGGCCAACAAGCGCCTCCGCGCCTTCATCAACCACTACGCAACTGGTGAACATGCCACGGTCCCCGATACGGACGGAAAGTGGACCGGCGATGGGCAGATCGCTCTTTGCTCCGTTGGCCATGGTGAAGGGCGCCTTACGTATCACGCCGATACCGAGTTGGTCCACCACGTTCTTCGGGAGCGTCAACATCATCGCGCCCGTATCCA contains:
- a CDS encoding histidine decarboxylase, which codes for MTTKPALPDPVADTAVLDEQSAAKLDALYERLTAQRKVSIGYPCNHQFDFTPLYRFMEFAVNNLGDPFSGSNFRMNTHDFEREVIATFARLTGIGGDECWGYVTNGGTEGNMYGLYLARELYPDGIVYFSEDTHYSVSKILRLQHTRNIMIRSSTTGEMDYRDLEESIRIHRDVPPIVFANVGTTMTGAIDRLDRIRDVLERQCTPNAYIHVDAAFSGMILPFVDDPPPWHFGDGADSISISGHKLIGSPLPCGVAMVRKTHMERISRSVEYVGALDTTISGSRNAITPLMLWYALRLYGDDGFRELVGESLRKAAYTEKALNEIGVEAWRNPYSVTVVFPRPPKAILDKWVLAVSGDIAHLITLPGVSWDTLVAFIDDMQRETEKTV
- a CDS encoding aspartyl protease family protein, with amino-acid sequence MGEIIAEVELENAVDHELVKTGHLEENDVRRITVRAIVDTGAMMLTLPKNVVDQLGIGVIRKAPFTMANGAKSDLPIAGPLSVRIGDRGMFTSCVVVDEGAEALVGQIVLEELDLLPDPTRRTLGPRHPSEEGPLLRL
- a CDS encoding ABC transporter ATP-binding protein codes for the protein MLEARALSKRYDEVEAVVGLDLRVGPSEIYCLLGPNGAGKTTTIHLFLGFLEPTSGSAHVMGLDVANEPLKSKTHLAYVPEQVMLYRNLSGLENLAYFAALGGKESLSTERLTEILVEAGLQADAVQSRVSAYSKGMRQKVGIAIAIAKEADALLLDEPTSGLDPEASNEFSELLEQLKDRGVAVLMATHDLFRAKETGTRVGIMRHGRLVAEMTTDEIGHADLERIYLEHMHE
- the glnA gene encoding type I glutamate--ammonia ligase, which codes for MNDTSDAAKDYVLHTAHEHNVKIIQLWFTDILGFLKSFSITVEELEDALEDGEVFDGSSIEGFIRHSEEDMIAMPDPSTFQILPWRPDARKSAVGSMFCDILDPDGARPYEGDPRQILRRSLQRAAEHGFTFYVQPELEYYYLKSSDGPPQPLDQGGYFDLTPLDWATDLRRDTVLALEEIGIGVEFSHHEGGPSQSEISLRYTDAMTMADYTMAYRLVVKEVALRHNVYATFMPKPHAGHNGSGMHIHLSLFRGDENAFFDEGMEYHLSDTGRSFVAGLMRHAPETMLVTNQWVNSYKRLIAGYEAPLFVSWALHNRADMIRLPTYNPAKHEAMRVEYRAPDPSCNPYLAFAVILSAGLAGIENGYELGPPAEVDLSGMSHEERRKLGVQSLPKDLNEAIKLAEGSKLLVECLGEEVFDKLIENKREEWERYRSQVTDYELKTYLSLL
- a CDS encoding glycosyltransferase family 9 protein, which produces MKRVLVIRSGAVGDLILTLPVLSALKKRYDGLSIDMMGDPDRLSLLQDCGYVDKVLPIDGREYTPLFASGGTPSGSVSRDLRSYDAMLTYLPDPDGVFTENLRRISSGPVLTGRSRPVEGGRIHVTRVLMDALKPLGIETSVDPPRIDAPSSAASDDLRRLETEQMLVAIHPGSGGLSKCWPAENYGALIDLLTESGFKPAITFGPADQMIRRRLQPWIETRDVLVIEDRSLVDMTALYARCRAMIGNDSGMTHLASATGTPVTALFGPSDPAVWGPRGKEVRILWGTDMFEGDVDCINWQGPFRPRSLDGIEAMTPFRTLSGICPTAGSGRK
- a CDS encoding ornithine cyclodeaminase family protein, which produces MSQVRLLSRSDVASVLTMPDVIEAVEEGFRSAGEKDHVPIRLPVHVADRPSVALFMPAYLYGSNTLGAKVVSAFHDNPARGLPMITGFYVLCDAETGRLIALMDATFLTGIRTAAASAVATKYLAREDAKVLGVIGTGVQGGFHVDAITAVRPIERIVVYNRTVDRGRAFAEGLESRGMSCRLVCSAAECAAEADVLAVCTSSSTPLFDGDLVRPGTHVNAVGVFTPDSQEMDATLIRRARVYVDTYEGAFEEAGDIIVPLRAGDITRDHVLAELTELVTGRQEGRTSDAEVTVFKSVGYAMEDAVTARLAYERATASGVGATFDLEV